The Rhododendron vialii isolate Sample 1 chromosome 3a, ASM3025357v1 nucleotide sequence TCCACAGCATGCAGACTGAACCCTGCCCATGCTCCTGATACCCAGATAGCAAGAGATGCAAAGGGCATCGACTCTAGGGAGTAATCGTTGATATCAAGGTTGTTAGCATTgatttctataaataaataaaaaaaggttgTTAGCATGACCTAAACCACTGGTTGCTGACCAGTCAAAACCGATGTTATCTATGCCtaactgttttttttgttttttgagcaAATCTACACTTCAGTTGACAAACACAAACTTGCAAGCTAGAAAAATAACTTAGATCCAGGTATATCTAATTTTAGAGTATCTCTTAAGGGCTTTGCAGCACCATCAAAGCCCATTAGTGACTGGTGAGGACACAATCATCACTTTCTGAAAACGACATAAGCAAGACACAAAGTATAAGATTATCCTGCTTCAGGTACAAGCTCAGACTTAAATAAGATAATATGGCCAAAGGATACTTGTAAAAATGGACACTACCCTTTCAGCCCACATTTTGAAGTCAGCAGGCATCTAGAATATTGTAATTGTTAACTAGCTTCCGTGCTCAAAAAAAACTGTCAGGGGTACTTAAATACAACCCAAGTATCATAAACGCTCCAAAAAGGTAAGCGGGATATTTGTGTTCCTATTTAAGTTAATCCACCACATTGCTGAGTAAATGTGGATACAAGGGACAGAAGCGAGCCTTCCGGGAATATGCTGGGAATTACAATGGTTCTCAAGACCACCAAGCTCCAGGCagcctgagagagagagagagagagagagagagagagagagagagagagagagagagatggcagtGGGGAGTGGTCAATCAGATTATCAGAGACTAATGATTACTCAATGTGCCTTCAATACGTGTATAGGATGCTTCCTCTACTAGGTGTCAACTCTCCCTTATATACGAGCCTTGGGGGAGGACAGAGCAAGCTATCGGCCTCATGCCCATCGGTGGACAATGGAGGTTGACATTTTTTCCTCTTTGAGTCTATGTTCAGACTTTGGGCTTTATCATATGACTAACAGAGGCATTTGAGTGATACATGGAGACCCGTATCAAATTACCAAGTTTAGTAGATATAATGTGGGCTTCAAGGTGCCAGATGGTAGGTGTGATACATCTTCCGAGATGCCGGATGTTGATCAACGCACCCTCTCTCCCAAGAACCTGTCAAGTTAGAGAATCGCCGAGGGCGGGCTTATACTTCTTGACAAATCCCTTGCTTTAGCCTCCAAACCGCAAGCCTCCTTAAGTCCCAAGTGACGTACCTAGGCCTGACCCCGGCCCTAGGATGGTGTTGGAGTAGCCTTCGATTATTCGTTCAGGACTCACGGAATCCAGAGAGCATTATCGATGGCAACTCTCTAGAGCATAGGCAAGACCAGTAGAAGAACATATCTTTGGAGTTGGAGGTAAGGCGCTCGGTTGCTTTTTAAGAGGTGAGGCGCCCAGTCGCACCTTGGGAGGATGCTAATTGACTGGATAACCCCTTCCTCCTAGGGAGGAGATGTCTTTTGTCGGATGGCCCCTCCAGAGCATTTATCCTTGCCTAGGTGTCCCCTTCCCCCGAGAGAGGAAGTATCCTTGCCCAAAGGCCCCCTTCTTCCGTATGGGAGGTATATTTGGCCGGATGGCCCCTTACTAAACCTCCAAAAATCAAGAAACTCGAGGGACGTTATGCGGTAAAACAACGCCTACAAGTCAAACCTGGAAGACATCAGAGAAGGTACCCCTAAAGATGCAATTCAATTTCTGTCACACAAAAGATAGTATGGTGGGAAATTTCTGTCTACGAATGCAGGTGGACCTCCACAACCCAAAGAAAAGCACAAGTTTCTAAAAATGAACTTTGAAATACATCTTGGTCCATCATAAGTTTACGGTGTTGCATTGGAAAGCTACAAGAACGTGAGAAGCATCAACCCCTCCATATCGGCACTGCTCcaaatttaacatttttttgtaCAACACTGTTACTTATAGCTGTAGTTAACATTCAGATTGAGTATATAGCTATATTTATGACATAACAAGTAAACCTTGTCAAATACATGGGATCAGCTACATGAAACTTATTTCACCACTCCTTAGTTGAAGACTGGGATATCTAAACCGCTTTACGTACTCTATTTGCGATCAGGTTCAAGGATTCATTGAACTTGCAACAAAAGCCCATACCAAGTTGTTCCTAAGGATATTTATGAAGTTGGATTCAGAAAGATTAGGAGGAGGGTTGTCCTACACCCAAACACTCATTCATACACATCCTGAAAAGGATACCCATGTTGAAGGAAACTAAAAGTCACATTTAACTGGCATGATCCCTATCCTTAGAAACTTCCAAGCACATATAATACGCAAATAGGCAAAAGGGCACTTGTCACATTACCATTATTTTCTAACTGCTTCGTCTTGATCTCATACCCTACAAGACCAGAACCCGCATACACCAGCCAAGAGCAATATAACGATCCTCTTTTCTCATGATGATGCTGGCAAGATTTGTTGCAAGAGCTTGGAAAATAACTTCATCTTGGAAGAGCCAATTAAAAAGTATCATTGCTTGGTTGCCATACTTTGATTCCTTGTATTTCAAGGACTGGTAAAAGCTAAAGGGTATCAATGGCAATTCTAAAATGAATAAGAGATCAATAGAACTGCTGtaatagtaaataaataaataagacacTAAGATATGGGTGAACAAAGAAGGAACTTGCAACCAGTAAATGGATAGGACAAGGAATGGGCAGCATGCTATCTTGCATGGAAATATAATGCACCCCATAAACccaacaaaagagaaaagatcaaagGAAGCGAGAGAAAGAATCAGGAGAGTTCATTTGGTAGCCATTCACATAAAAGCAATGGCAGAAATGAAATAGCAAATGGTACCTTGGGAACCTAAAAGTGCCAAAGAAACCTTATCTTGGTCCACgaagaaccaaaaaagaagacctattcccaacaaaatcaaaacccttctTTCTATCAGGCAGCGTGGGACCTTTGGCAGTAGATCCCTTATGGCTTAGAATGGAGTAGGTCTTCCCAGAGTGCATGTTTTCTTTATTGttaccgttcaaaaaaaaagtctttattgttgccgttcaaaaaaaaaaagtttctttaTTGTTTGAGAGGCATTAAGGTGGGGAATAGCAGGAGGAACTTTTGGGAAATGATCCCTCTTTGTTTGAAGTCGTTAATGGTTAATTTGACGGGATAGGAATCGATCATATTCTTTATGGGCTTATAGTCTCAACAGTTCTCTTGCTAGTAATTTGCTTTGTTTGGGGGTCGAGAATGCAGTCCTCTCAACCAATTTTCTTGATATGATTTCCTCAACAATCATGTGTATGCAGCCTTCTTGTTATTGGCCTCTTTTCGTATACGGGTGGCCTTGCCGTTATGAGAACTTATTTACTAATTGAAGTTATTGAACCATTCCATAAATCAACAGACGGATCGGGCCTTCTTGTTATTGGCCTCTTTTTGTAGATGGGTGGCCTGTTGGAAACTTATTGACGAATAAAACTACTAATATTACACTGCCATAAGTCAACAAAGGTAAGCAATATAACCAGTACTCAATACCTCATACATTTCCACACTACCAGATTCCATAGTTAATAAGATATCTCACTTCCTGACAGCCGGAAATCAAAATCATAGCACCTGACTTAAAAGGATGTTGAAATCAAGATATCTCACTTCCTGACAGTCATGGCATATGTTTCATAACAAATGCGTCCTTCATCATGTTTAACTAACTGCAAGATAGAATGACAAGTGGAAGTCCAGAAAGATACATACATGTTCAATCATGGGAACTAGAACTCCATCCAATGGCTCTTCCCTCTTTGCTGCATCTATCACATAAGAGTGAAGAATCCATAGTGATTCTTCTAAAGAAGCTGAAAAAAGTAATAAAACCATGTTAAAATCATTTCTACTTCCAATCACGTATAATAAGAAAATCACATTATAATGCCTTTCATGCCAATGTCTAATGGAGAATGGCCACGAACACCACGTGGTGGTGCTCCACGAGCAATCACTCACACCACTTGGTGACGAACTTTACAAAATTGCACAAAAAGTGCTATGACTATGTTTTCTTTGAAAAGGTCGAGAGGGGGCAACCAGACTTAGCGGCCCTCCTTGGGCAGGACCGTTTGGTAGTTACAAATACAGAAATCGCTACAAAAACGCGCCAACAGAGCTTCTTTGGGGGGCAGAATCGAGCCGAGAAACGGCGTCCGCGAGCTTCTTGGGGCGGGCGCTGAGCAGAGTGCTCATCGCTCGACCGAACGTCGCCGATACCATCGAGTTGGACTCCGGTGACGTCCACATCGCCTGTTCTTGTTCCATTGAGCAAAAAcactgatcaaaaaaatttcattctgGTGTTTTTTCGAGTGAGGGAAAGATTTTGGGAGCTGATCAGTTGAAACCGTGTGAAACTAGGGTTTTTGAATAGCCTAGACGAAACAATTATTTGGAAAACTCTTATTTTCACTTTTATCCCCTAAATTATCCCATATGTATTTATGGTCcctaaagtttttgaaaagtataataattataataataaatattatgccatttttgaaaagtgttaTATAGAGATACTGCATCCTCCAGACAAAGGCGAAGataccatagcatcatccttaaCCATAAAGTTATACATGTGTGATAGTTGCAATTAAGAGTAGCATGTAATGGTTTCTCTTCAAATAGATGGTTTTCGTCCCATGCAAAATTATACAGCTATAAtggatagaaagaaaaaaaaaccttttcctCCTCACCAATTTGTTGGCAGACAAATTAATAAGATAGACTAGGTGGATGAGAAAGAATAGGGAAAAAAGATTAAAACAAAGAGGGAAAATAACAATAGAACACATACTAAACATGAGAATCATGTTGTTCTCTTATTTTGCCCATCGTATTGTCTGAGAGAAATCTTCTAGAGTCATAGATTTTTAATATGCTAAAAACTCTTGCACTATCCAACTTAACATTTTGATCAAGAAAATGAATTGAAGTAATATAAACTAAGCCATAATACAAGAGCGAGAGCCTAAGAACAAACGAAACGAGTCTttcgaaaatattttaaacaattatAATTAACGTGGGCAAGGATTCAGAGCCGCATAAAAGGGTACTACTATAAGATTATGTGACCCAAATTACAATCATCTCAACCACAAGATTAAAAGTTGATTTTGCCTCCAGAGTTCTATTATTCTTGAGCAAATGTCTAGTGGACTTATTGCAAATAGggatgaaaatatgaaatagtAGAACGACATAAAACACGTTTGAAATCAATCTATCTATCATCTCTATCTCTGTTCTATCTCTGTACTATAGAAATATGTGTGAATCTCCAAAATCTTGAAACCTCCAATTATTtaactttcaaaatttttactttataaaaacagtaaaaaaacaCATAACACCTGTTCTCCCCCAATTACTCCTTTAAGTCCGTTTTGGATTAcacccttaaaaaataaataagtacttatttgtaatttttaaatttaaaaataataggtttactgaaattaaaaaaatatgcaatttaaaTCTAGTTTTATAGTATCAAAccctgtaaaaaaatttaaaaaattatttttataagtctattttttttaagtttaaaaataaatctTAATATTTTAAGTGTTTATTTGAGAATCTGTGTTTTGTTTCCCGTATGCAGTAATTGGATTTTGGTTAGTTGGACAGTTACAATTGGCTGCCTTTTTTGTGTTCGACAGAATGCTTCACTCATTCTTTATGTGCAAATTCATTTGGCAGATTTAAGATTTTGACAAATGAAAGCAATTCGGATCTTGCATCGCTCAGTTCTGCTACCCACTAGGTATGATTTTCTCTCTGCTTCATCTATTGTAGTAGCGATAATTTAAGACCTTCCAAACTCTATGCTCCCATTTCTATGTGTTCAATGAAAtgtaaataagattttcatgTCGCTAGTATATATGAGAATGGGCACGACTCCCCCTCCCCCGTTCGACCGTCTTAATTCCAAACCATTATTGAACAGATTCTATGTGCGTATACAGGGCATCGTTTCTCTTCACTAATCTCTGAAATTCAGTTAGGAAAGGCATCTAATTAATTAGATTTCCTTTATGTTAGTTTGGTTTTCACATGTGTGATCCTTGAAGATGGTAATGTGCTGTATTTGGATAGATATGATTCACAATATTATTGAGTCTAATGCCAAGTCCTAAAGGAAGGAGTAATATATTGATCCAAGTATCGAACTGCTGGAGGCAAAATTGAGATGGACCAACATATGTAAGTTCcatgtttggtattttttttaatttttgggcaACATGATGGCAAGAGGGAAATTTTAGTAAGACCTTGAAAAAGCCTCCCAATCATACACTAGGTAAAGCTAGGAGAATAGGAATGCAAAATTAGTTCACCAAGATCCAATCTATGCAACCTAAACCAGAAATTGATAATCTGATGGAAGCCATCTTGAATTCTTGATCTGCACGTATTCAGAATGCCTCTGATTTGAAGCAAACAGGTGAGACATCTTCAAACTCAAATTCTGGATGTTGTTTCAGTTGCTCAAAGTTCGTTGGATCTTCCGAAAAATGGTATCCCACATTCAGCTTTCCCTCCCTAGCATCAAAATGGTGTTATGGGGAACAccattctcaaattttcatatGAATAAAATCTTCGTTCCCTTTCAGCATCTGAGTTACTCTTTTCAGCATAGGACGTCTTTGATACTTGGTTTATTGAAAAATTGTTGTTTGTGTACAGCCACTACTAATTAAGTACTTCGGCATTTCAATTCTTGCAGTTTGTAGTTGGCTACTGGATACATAGTAGAAGAGTCTTTTCAAGAATCTTTTCCAGGTATTTTGCTGCGATGATTTTAACAAGGCATGTAGTTGGCTTATTTCTAATGATTTTATTTCTTCTCTCGCCTTCTACCTCTTACGTGTAGATGCATGTTTTAACATGATATATCTGTGTATCTTGGATTTGAGTAATTAAAATCAGTTTGGGTGTctaaaaaccaatttttttccctctatcctactagcgttgtgcccgttcgatacacgggattaaaaaaattacgttGGTTTTTTTAGccccgtgcatcgaacgggcacaacgctagtaGTATAGGGGACAAAAGTGAAAGAGCCCTTTGATCCCTGCCATCTAACTCCTTTTCAAACTGACAGAAAACGAGCCAATTGCTACCCATGGCCAAATCTCGCTTGAAGCTTCGAACTCCAAGAACTAAAGCGCACTAATGCTTCATCCACTTGACTACCCACCAACAAACCCAACTGCAGATTCCATTGAATAACCCATTGAGTAACCAATTCAACTTCGAACAAAACTACAGAAACATCTCcaacctcctcctctctctaaCCCGATCAAGAGCTCTCCTCAAGGGCCTCCAAGTCCACGCCCACATCATCAAAACAGGATTCCAAGCAATCCCGCTGATTTCCCACCACCTCATCAACTTCTATTCGAAAACCCAGCTCCCGCTCGACTCCCAACGAGTTTTCGAAGAGACCCAAGTGAAGTCTTCCACCACTTGGAGCTCTGTCATTTCTTGCCTCGCGCAGAATGAGCTTCCTTGTGTCGCCATCGAGTTCTTTCGCCGAATGCTTGGTTTCAGTGTTAGGCCCGACGACCATATATTCCCCAGCGCCTTGAAAGCTTCCGGGATGCTTTCGTGGCGTGAGTTTGGGAGATCGGTTCATTGTCTTGCTTTGAAAACAGGGTTTGATGGGGATGTGTTTGTGGGGAGTTCTGTGGTTGATATATATGCGAAATGCAGGGAGATTAGAGATGCAAGGAcagtgtttgatgaaatgccgGTGAGAAATGTGGTTTCTTGGGGTGGCATGATATGTGGGTATACCCAATTGGGTGAGGATGAGGAGGCATTGAGGCTGTTTAAGCAAGCATTGTGGGAGGGTTTGGATGTTAATGATTTCACTTTTTCGAGTGTAATACGGGTTTGTGGCAATTCTACTCTTCTTGAATTGGGAAAGCAAATACACGGTTTGTGCTTAAAGACAAGCTATGATTCATCGAGCTTTGTGGGTAGTTCTCTGGTTTCTTTGTACTCCAAGTGCGGAGTAATTGAAGGAGCTTACCAGATTTTCGAAGAGATACCAGAAAGGAACCTAGGCATGTGGAATGCAATGCTTATTGCCTGTGCTCAGCATGCACACATAGAAAAAGCGTTTGATTTGTTCAAACAGATGGAAAGCGTGTGTATGAAACCAAATTTCATAACTTTCTTGTGTGTTCTATATGCTTGTAGCCACGCGGGACTCATTGAAGAGGGAAAGCATTACTTTGAGCTAATGAAGGTGTATGGGATTGAACCAGGGGATCAACATTATGCTTCCATGGTGGATTTGCTTGGGCGTGCAGGGAGATTACAGGATGCAGTTTCAATTATCAATGGAATGCCCATAAAACCAACAGAATCAGTGTGGGGAGCTTTATTGACTGTTTGTCGAATTCATAAGGACACAGAATTGGCAGTTTATGCAGCGGATAGGGTCTTTGAGTTGGGTCAGGTGAGCTCAGGAATGCACGTGCTATTGGCTAATGCTTATGCCGCCGCTGGAAGATATGAGGATGCAGCCAAAGCCAGGAAAATGCTGAGGGACCGAGGGGTGAAGAAGGAAACAGGTTTAAGTTGGGTTGAGCAGGGAAATTGTGTTCATGCATTTGCTGCAGGGGATAGGCGTCACCCAATATCCGGTGAAATTTACCTGAAGTTGAAGGAATTGGGGGAAGAAATGGAGCATGCCGGTTATGTTGCAGATACCAGTTTTGTGCTGCGAGAAGTGGGTAGTGATGAGAAGAATCAGGCAATTAGATATCATAGCGAAAGACTGGCCATTGCATTTGGGCTCATTACTTTTCCACCCGAAAGGCCGATTCGAGTGATGAAGAACTTGCGCGTGTGTGGTGATTGTCACACTGCAATAAAATTTATGTCCAAGTGCAGTGGAAGAGTAATTATTGTGAGGGATAACAATCGATTTCATCGATTTGAGGATGGGAAATGCTCATGTGGTGACTATTGGTGATTTACTTGTAGGAATATAATCACTTGGACCAATTTCTATTTGACTAGGAAATTAGAAAAGAAACACTTGTTGGAACCATCAATGGTTTCGACTCCAACACATTCGTGCACTTGGACCAATTTTTGTCGATAGGAATTTTTTAAAGGAAATACTTGTGGAAGTTTGCAATCAATGATGATTCAACTGTAACAGGTCGTGAGGCAGATGGACTCTACTACCTTGACTCTGGCGGATCTCCTTCTACTGCGTGTCATTCTACTTTTTTGTCGTGCAATTGAGCAGTTTTGGTGTAAAATTTCCATGTAAGATTCAGAAAAGGAAGGATGTTCCTTAAGTCTCCAATTTACGATGTTATAAGAATTTTCTTTGGCATGTACGATTCTTGGGCAAGACTTCTTGCATTTGGCAGCCCGCCCTTATCTGAACTGTTTTATGGGAAGCTTCCTCGTGCCCCTTGATTCTTACCGTACAGATGATTTTGTGATGTCTTTCTCAACCATAGTTTCAGTATGAAGACTTGCTTGCCTCACCAGAAAATTCACATCAAGAAATCATTGATGTTTTGGATGTTTGTTCTACCACTACTCGTCGAGGAACCTATACGCAATATCTGGTTCATTGGACCGGAAAAGCACATTGTGAAGACGCATGGGTTTCAGCTCAAGAGCTCAAGAAACTTGATGAAAGGCTTTGGGCAGATTTGGTTGCAAATTCCGGGATGACTTCTTTTCTAGCGGAGGAGAATGATgcatgtagggaggtattcccgagcaggtacatttagttaccgagcacgtgatgtttaggaacacgtggtaaatacgactagacttaccgccgggcagttcggtgaacagcgataaggACCAATGGTATGAGAGGTCGTGGCTATAAATAgtctgttcggcagttagagacattctgattacattggaccaagttacatgtgaagtaagtggtccaagcagactgttcgggtatgatacagccgaacagatgttgtaaagaacctagcacgtgatacgagtgatcacgggttgaaaacaatgcaatcgatatccgaataaatggtacgtaggaccatagtttgaatatagacaggacagtcatcatgctaaacaagtgttcggcaatatggaccagtgacatgagaagtcaatggtccaggaaggttgtacgggctcaaggaccagttacatgtgaaataactggtccaagccgtctgttcggccatgagacggccgaacaaaaaTGGAGCTCCAACCGAGAATGggagcaaagggaatactctggatGATTCCaaaatagtcatgtcccatatagggataaagatcccaagaatataggatctgagaaagatacccaacaagtatgggatgttcggctcttaaaggaaaagaatcctaaaaggactcttttccataaactgataaaggaaacgagactccttgata carries:
- the LOC131320818 gene encoding putative pentatricopeptide repeat-containing protein At5g52630, coding for MLGFSVRPDDHIFPSALKASGMLSWREFGRSVHCLALKTGFDGDVFVGSSVVDIYAKCREIRDARTVFDEMPVRNVVSWGGMICGYTQLGEDEEALRLFKQALWEGLDVNDFTFSSVIRVCGNSTLLELGKQIHGLCLKTSYDSSSFVGSSLVSLYSKCGVIEGAYQIFEEIPERNLGMWNAMLIACAQHAHIEKAFDLFKQMESVCMKPNFITFLCVLYACSHAGLIEEGKHYFELMKVYGIEPGDQHYASMVDLLGRAGRLQDAVSIINGMPIKPTESVWGALLTVCRIHKDTELAVYAADRVFELGQVSSGMHVLLANAYAAAGRYEDAAKARKMLRDRGVKKETGLSWVEQGNCVHAFAAGDRRHPISGEIYLKLKELGEEMEHAGYVADTSFVLREVGSDEKNQAIRYHSERLAIAFGLITFPPERPIRVMKNLRVCGDCHTAIKFMSKCSGRVIIVRDNNRFHRFEDGKCSCGDYW